tattatttttcgttctaacatttttaaggTAAGAGTATCATTTGCATAAGACTTTTTCCACAAAAATGTGTTACATTCGTCATTATCAAactgttcatttttattttcatctacATAATTATGGctagttttattaaaataattgatAATAGAATGGTTATACTTTTTTagtattgtattttttttataattttgtgatttaaaaaaaattaataaatcagTTTCAGTTTTATtagtataaatattatgttCAGAGTCAAGAttaagaatattttttttgtgaaaaaaatttgGAATCAATTTTTCGATTCTAATTTTATATGtcttattatttaaacaaataaaaagaaaCTCATTTTCTAAGTATTTATTTTGTCCATTTTTATGACTATCGAATTGGGCAACTAGCGATTTGTCAAAAAGTGGTCTGTCAAAAAGTGAGCTGTTTAGAAGTGAGCTGTTTAGAAGTGGCCCGTTTAGAAGTGGCCTGTTTAGAAGTGAGTCGTTACAGCTTTTCAAATTGTTCatggttatatttttttgaaagatataattttttagtaAGCTATTTTGATTTGAAAAATTTCCATCGATACAATAAGGATCTATGTTATTAAAACGGAATGAAGAGAAGCCATCtatatcattatcattatcattgtAGTTATGGTCATAATTATGGTTATAGTTATGACCAtgatcataattattttgttttgtttgCTCACTATAATGTCGAGACAGGTAATCAGTTAAGGTATTTTTAACATATGAGTCAGGAGAAGTAGATAAATTTTGACATTCTGAATATGTggtttgttttttattaaaaatatattgtttatattttaatgttAAATTAGTTAGCTCATTCAATcgtaaaacatatttttgtataagctcattttgaaaaaataataaatatttacaaatatgtttatatttattttgatcaatatcataatttgtttcataaaaatttatttttacttttaaatttaaaattagaTTAAAAGATAAATTTGTTAGATTgcctatatttatattttggtcaaatttatcaaaattatataaatctcttaatttatttgtatattttttttcccaattattttctttccttccattattatcatcataatcaaaattattgttatatatacttatgtctgataataaaaaaagtagaTTCAAAAAAGTTTTGTGACATGTGAAatttaaacatatatttctttttagaaataatttatttatggAAAAGTAAAATTTTATGTACATGTACAGGCAAATAAAATCgagataatatttattttttattaacaaaatgaAGCAGTAAATTATTGATGTGTATAGCTGAGTCAGGATAAGACAATTTTCCTCATTATTATTGCCATTGCCACTGCTATCATTTTCATCTTGGTAAAATATTTCATCCATATATTTGTTATAATCTTTATGAACAGTGCATGTATTTTCTGAACAGTTCAGGTCATTttcgtattttttttcaaattcttTTCCATGTTTTTCCTCCAAAAATTCGTCATAGAATTGTTGCTCATTTTCTTggtgatatttttttaatatttcgtAAAAATAGTCACAACTGTTTGagaatatatcaaaaaaatactGATTATTGACATATGAAAGATGGTagctatatttataattataatatatattaaacaaGGTAAAATTAACTTTTATTTTGtgtaaaatatttgaatatataaatttttttatttcatattttattttttttaatattttattatttttaattggaTATAAATTAGCTTCTATATCAGACCATTCATCAATTAGTTTTAATAACGATATATCACAATAATTACcactttttatttcattatttaaatatctATTTTGTTGTTCTTcgatattgttatttttttcattttgaattatttgcatatctatattaatcatTTTAAACTGTTACATGAGATATTTCCTTTACCTTGGTTTAACGTatagaatataaaacaaacCATGTGATTGTAAAAATGAGGAATTATGAAATTCACACATACTATCTTTAAGCATGTGTGTGTATATGTGCGTTTGTATTTTGAGAATGATAATGGAATAACTTGTATTATTTAtggttttttaaaaatggtaaaaatgtaattcatttttatttttgtgaaAATTTTTAAggatgaagaaaaaataaaaattaaaaataatataaaaaataatgtaataaaCGAATTTAAGGATATAATTTAATCAAAGCGACGGGAATATACaatttccctttttttttttttttatgaatgtACATAAAagacatataatatattttttttctaatttattttaattatttagatCGAGTAAGGATTTTTAATTAGGATacaataatacatatagagagaaagaaaaaaaataataacgtATCAAAATTTGCAAAATTTATGTTAATTTAggtcaatattttttatgtaatattttatgtgttttatattgtttttgcGTATGTATATGGTTCCACACTTAAACACTACACTATATTCAGttcatttattcattttttattcgttttttattcattttttattcgtTAAACGTCCTATTTggaatgaataaatataaggTCAGGCGCTTAGCGGTATGCACATGCGTATTTAAGAGAAATTTATTAAAGATATGTATTTATTCATGAAATGTTTCATTTATTTACGTTAATTATTTTAGTATTGGGTAAAAGTTCTAGTATTATTTACCATATTTTATTGAATATGGgtttatagaaaaatatatgaacttttcataaaatatttaatgtaCGAATGGGTAACGTATTATTACAGTGTACACAAATTGTACCCTTTTAGAGGAGTAagctttttaattttattttatttcattttatttcattttatttcattttattttatttcattttatttcattttattttatttccccattttcaataaaattaaaaaagagaaaaaaagtGGGAGGGGAATATTTCTAGGTATATTACAATCACACACTTTACAATATAACATTCGTaactaaaattataatgatttGAATATTTGAATGcgaataaattataaaataaaaataaagatgttATATTGTTTATGTGTTTATAAATAGAACTAACAATgtgttattattaaaatttatgatGAACAAACTCCTATTAGTAcactttctttttttcatatCTAAAGGTACAAAAatgaaagagaaaaaatgaaaagtgGGGAAAATTCTGaacattaatataatataatgtaatatatttttttaatgtatcatttatttattgcttgtacataaaatttatatgtttttttttttttttttaaggacTTAGCtatatacttaaaaataGAGATATGTTGATGCCCTTTAAGATTGCCAATTTTGTGAAAATAGGAATACAagtaaaaatagaaaaaagaGTAAATTAAAATGATGTTTTAATAAGTTAGCTtttatgtataaaatgcGTCCATTTATATAAGAAGAAAGCGAAAGCAgcataacatatataaatgtgtgtgggtgtattatatataaaattatattatgaacatggaataaaatatattttaatatattttattttattctatttcattaatattttatgtttaattattataatattatcaaTAAGACcgttttctttttattttgaactacgtatttcataaataataaaaatacgagataaaaaaaagtgaaaaaaataagcttatattttgcattttttttttttttactagatattgtaaaaaatatataaattttaaggAAATTCaatttatgtaaataatatttcaaaaatatttcatgTACATAATTGTATGCatgaatttatttttcacatAGTGCTGCATTATActtatatagttttatatgcacattaaaaaaaataaaaaaataaaatataattaaattatagtatatataaaatatattgcaGAAAAGAATGTGAcgtattattatgtttgcAAATTCAGTggattacatatattttttatgcatgCTTTTATAAAAAGTTAATTATATgcttgttatatatatacatataattatatgtatgtacATATTCGTGCATGCTTTAAGCGGTCTTTTGAGAACACATAAAAATaccaatatatttaaaaaaaaaagaaatatgcatatctatctatatatattttctttataaaaaatatattataaaatatgtttatgtATGCAAGCTTAATTTTGAATGtacatacaaaaaaaaatattatttgcatattatttaaaaaatatttttgaataaCCAACTCcaattatactttttttctGAACAGTGCAtgtagatatatttttatgctatAAAAGCAAAAAGTAAATACTTAAGTTTATATAGTATTACATATTCATTATTGGCTCATTTATTTGCCCCCATTTTGTATAAACAGATGAATAAatgataacaaaaaaataatcttATAAAATTTGGCCAGTATACAATAATATTCgttttatatttgttctaatagttaatatatatatatatacatatatatattttttttttttcttttcataattttcgtCTATTAAATCTTTACTATATTAAGCATATTCTTGGCAGGACCCTGATACCGAGAAAAGCGGCTTTTTAATttagtaaataataaataaataaatatatatatataaatatatatacgtgTCGAAAGAGGCAAAGTGAAATGCGTATATATGaattacattattttattgcaTTCTATTTTTGTGCGTTATTATAATGgctatatataaatatatgcatggTTTGgcaaattaaaataattaaaaataacatgtATACctatacacacatatatgcATGGATATAGATATACATGAAAATGCAATTTGTTTAGTGtaattatatttcatttttcttttttataaacaattaAAGAGATaacacaaataaatattacttAAACATTAGTATACTTgctatatacatattatatatacacactgaaaaaaaataaatacacacACATTCATATGTCCTCAAAAAAACGGAGCAAGGTCATGCTAGCTAAATTACACGTTTTTTCTGAAcaattcataaaaaaaacatgaaaaaaacatgaaaaaattaatttttttatgaacacgtcagaataatatataaatagtaataactaaattttcatttttttcagaCAGCCACATTATCAAATATACAGAAAAGGAAAATGAGTAGCGCAATAATAAATCCCGATAACCGAAATTTGTTAAATATGgatgtaaaaaatgaatacaaTGTAAAGACAAATAACGAGCTAAAagtaaatttaaattttcataacaataatataatttcaaATATGTTTTCAAATTTAAGTTTATATGAATCaatgaataatttttttcaaattaataataagcattatatgttaaaatataataatcaaTTAAATCAAACAgattttaatatttcttattttcaaaatataaatgacaAATATGTGCAAATATCACCATGGCATGATATAGACTTAATGAATAGTGATGGAacatataatatgatagTTGAGATaccaaaatataattatataaaattagaaataaaattaacagaaaaatataatgttattaaacaagatacaaaaaaaggaaaactACGATATTATCACAATTCTATATATTGGAATTATGGAGCATTGCCTAGAACCTATGAATACCCAAAACATATATATCGTTGTAAAGGTTCGGATGATCagcaaatattttttacaggCGATGATGATCCATTAGATGTGATAGACATAGGAAGCAATAGTTTGAAAATGGGTCAAATAGCGCCTGTTAAGGTATGCCATTCTGATTTGTTGCTATGTGTTTCGTTATTCTTTGTGTTGGTTCATTCTGATTTGTGTTTGTTCATTTCGCTATATTTCTTCCCGTTTCGAAACAGATCTTAGGCGCCTTTACTTTGATTGATGAGGGTCAGTTGGATTGGAAAATCATAGCTAtcaatgtaatttttttggaaaaaacATAGATGTGTGCATGTGCATAATTTTGTTGGAAAATTTGATGTTTGTTAATATGCATGTGCATAATTTTGTTGGAAAATTTGATGTTTGTTAATATACATGCCATACTTTTACCTAATGCAgaaatatgatgaaaattattcaaatataaataatttggaAGACATAGAAAAGTATTACCCCCATACCCTAAATCTGATGATCGAATGGTTTCGTTCATATAAAATGGCTGATTCCAAAaagttaaatataatatcaaaaaaattatataataaaaaagatagtgaaaatttaataaaaaaagttcaCGATTATTATTTAGAATTTTTGAAAGATATTAAACAGTTTTCATTAAGTTCATCATGTGAAAGtactaatataaataatagcAGCAATGCTACAAATAGTAGCGAATGTTTCCAAACTTCATTTTCATATCAAAACCCTGATAATCCTGTATATAACAATTTAGTACAAGATGTCAGTATAGATTATTACAAATCTGATGATACATATCGACCAAATATGGAGATATGGGTTccataacaaaaaaaatataaatatgagtCATGAACAGATGCAGGATATAAATGTTAGTCATGCATATTTCTTATTATTCGATGGTGTAAAACAGCCATTTATCttgtttaattattttatatatttacatgcatatatgtatgtagATGTGCATATTGTATGTTTTCTAAAGATTAATGAGCCAATATATTTGCAAAACTTTTAAAAAGGAATCTTATTTGACTTTTCCAATTTTTACGatgttttaaatatagatCCCCACATGTATTTATGATTGTTATCTTTGTAAATGTTGTAAATAagacaatattttttttttataatttttttaatatcttgTTCATCAATATAAGTGATTTCATATACTGGCAAATCCTTACTATTGttattgctattattattgctattattattgtttccATTTTTGGGAATGATAGCTGCCTGATCATTGTCAGTTAGAGTCCATACAGAATCAGAGGAATTGATTGGGTGGTTAAACATATCTTTAATTATAGTATGCCCACAAATTGAaagggaaaaaaaatgattatctATATCAATAAGAATATctgttttttttacatatagatgtaataaaaaatataaagaaaaactgtgaatattttctttccaaaaataatatttagtTATTCCTTCAATTTCTTCACCTAAATTATATCCTTTTAaggtttgtttttttttaatattatcagTATATCCTctactatatttattttcactcatttctttttttaaatcatcaaaatatttatcgGTTCTTTTTTTATGATGTTCATCTAATTGTGGGTATAAATCTTTCCACATATAATGATCTGGATCATATTTCATTtcattttctaattttttcaataaaaatTCACTTTTTATTTCTAGCTCTTTTCTAGTTTCATGTTCTTCTCTTCTCTTTAGAATTTCTTTTTGTCTTTCGCTGATTTcacttttattttgattgctcatttttttgttatcatTTATAATACCAtccaattttttatgtatttcgtcatctattttattcatttcatTTGGTTCCTTTTCAAAATTTGGTTTAGAATTTGGATCCATTGCAACTGGGTCGGTTTTAGATGCAACTGGGTCGGTTTTAGATGCAATTGGGTCAGTTTGAGATGCAACTGGGTCGGTTTTAGATGCAACTGGACCGGTTTTAGATGCAACTGGGTCGGTTTTAGATGCAACTGGACCGGTTTTAGATGCAACTGGACCGGTTCTAGATACAGTTGGGGCGCCTATCAAATTGTTTGATGATCCTAATGAATattcagaaaaaaatgattttgtTTTTTGGTCGCTTGAAAAGGAATTCGGAGATATACCCATCCATTTTTCATTCATTCCATAAATATTACATAAATGCATTTCAATTTTGATCcaattttcatttaatataACATCATACACACTTTTGTCATGATCAGTAACAGGTTGATCatttgaaataaaatttctgaacaataaattattgttaatgtaaaaaattgaCTTTTCAAGTTTTTTCATAGTAAGTATGCATTTCTGTATAATATTGTGACTATATAATAATGGGAATTCTATCATAGTagaatttgtatttttattatttaaaatgattttatcattatatgtatcatatatattaaattcaaTAGTAACATTTGATTTCATATatctatttttatcaatataataattttcatcCTCTTTTAACATTGGATTTGATAAAACTGCCTGAACATGGTCATCAAATATAGTATTGTTTTTATCTTGTATAGCTAGTTCTTTTTTtatgtcatttttttttttatttattccatttttttctttttcttcatctAAAATATCATCTTCACCTTCTGTTACTAGctgttttaatatattccCTCTattgaaagaaaaaaaatatttgcttaaatttttcttattatataatttaagtGATTCAACATATGTGCCTAACTtttcatcatcatttttatcaaaaataaaattatagcaATCTTTTTTTTCGTTATCATGATCATTCGAAATATTATTGTCTAcaacttttttttcatttgaattatttattgtttttgtTACATTGCTTGcaatttcattttgttctttttttaattcgtcTCTTTTTAATTCGTCTCTTTTTGATTTCAAGAAATTCACATAAGCACTTTTCATCcacacacatatattatttactaAAACTTTCGagctattatatatttcatttttataaatatgttttaatatGTCATGCATACTTAAATCGAGGGGTTTATCAGAAAAAACATTTTCTTGAGCTTTTAAATTTTcgataacttttttttttttaataatttctcTTTCTTCTATAATATTATCTTCTTTACCT
The Plasmodium yoelii strain 17X genome assembly, chromosome: 4 genome window above contains:
- a CDS encoding inorganic pyrophosphatase, putative, which codes for MSSAIINPDNRNLLNMDVKNEYNVKTNNELKVNLNFHNNNIISNMFSNLSLYESMNNFFQINNKHYMLKYNNQLNQTDFNISYFQNINDKYVQISPWHDIDLMNSDGTYNMIVEIPKYNYIKLEIKLTEKYNVIKQDTKKGKLRYYHNSIYWNYGALPRTYEYPKHIYRCKGSDDQQIFFTGDDDPLDVIDIGSNSLKMGQIAPVKILGAFTLIDEGQLDWKIIAINKYDENYSNINNLEDIEKYYPHTLNLMIEWFRSYKMADSKKLNIISKKLYNKKDSENLIKKVHDYYLEFLKDIKQFSLSSSCESTNINNSSNATNSSECFQTSFSYQNPDNPVYNNLVQDVSIDYYKSDDTYRPNMEIWVP